A region from the Musa acuminata AAA Group cultivar baxijiao chromosome BXJ1-10, Cavendish_Baxijiao_AAA, whole genome shotgun sequence genome encodes:
- the LOC103969698 gene encoding uncharacterized protein LOC103969698 isoform X2, with translation MARKGCTRRELLDRWSAIQEELDGDDPSPSRERRILRTKEEWFSDSFNFLVDLPAENHIWCDYSDLMGPLLETFHNFFRDTNSVSPLKLLWKRVSRELGHCTQCICQHHQAQEYYNVEYETDSVDPLLTVLHRLDEERVTEHLKDINMRIRCKEYDPESHGTEVVSVMFEVLMFPILLDDQSLVNEFQFFIEAVDESHEVTLSSNQQYPGIYALLFLKGGRARAVGFRLAGCMGKLRRATDLEPLQPLLRKYIGFLEAEILPSTSEVLRPRVQLERINVWNGIKTLLGFLEAEALEDGILEKYPVFLSFVLNHVSDDTPEFSFAVACLRTLFEMLGCKLWLRTTLSPSMMRNTLLGQCFHTLNEKSHKDIFDLFLPFLQSLESLQDGEHEKQRRHFLYFLLHQVTQSRNFSNLMRKNACKIALLIIQRGYSMNPPCPPFECAHMWGPSLVGSLKDSSLHSSLRQPAFDLINTIIISDASALMSLKSKFNDAFHIRANVPQISLDDEDDQLFSYDVEEKDNSCWSEFGVQNKLTSLVCAEWACIPMLWFEALTKVDPSMLPISFSKAVFWALSHISLLEFGSIIEFSSSIEEFLSLNAREILSSFGWEIPTGSDDGGDGKESRNSVRASSMASFLTKTLKRLAAHFVLQIEQHELQKQWTWEPRMAESLILLIIDPDDSIRQADRVILEHVSRTRGLTSGLQFLCSSASSLSAMFSGLRYALQQVPVHLLVTNFHNLHHLFFILRKVLKEVVTSDKKSVKMDTKSTNPLFEGGFLHQPYFENLPDRPPGSSGTIVDMKSWEKFSCFLSAVVWPTIVQCLEEGKELVNSKNCQMTCVRLLETLPVVYEKLSFSLSELSGNLACFTHDIFDLKWFLRLVEWGRSSLIVVSRHWKQCILSLVNYLKSSHTIKTSCNLGAIEAIVSHDTVAVDKLKEKVLQLKISLAEDVVQFYDQKVLRPKTLLSEPSYVKKSSVSETYVCNDQVCSGATFPPQTIGNQDVIILSDDEIEKKVSRDLVITGALPDNHLDSTCLSEDGLKNVPSLKSSGNSQVPSQRANKDVVINSSVSSMVESAVCEGTSSMILPKSIETDGVSQSCNTSDIVSSLKKAKLSSQPFLHQLSSQNYSSELRKDDAVIKELIRQDDDVLERALDRSRHAKLLPAKHSISVPKRQIVQLQLPTKNKFGSLNKTDLGARRLKPPKLDDWYRPILELDYFVLVGLTTDNEDGKSALTNLREIPLCFQSSSHYVEIFRPLVLEEFKAQLHSSYIENSGDDMSCSSICLLSVERVDDFHLIRGCLDGTDTVASRVCAENDLVLLTKEPLQNAAQHVHVLGKVERREKSDKSRSIVLVIRLYLPSSSSRFNKARRLLTERSKWFSSRIMSMTPQLREFQALSSLHDIPMLPIILNPVNHSAGHLASKKVQLDKLSRYMQKMFISSYNGSQIQAISTAIGSSEPKKTLELSLIQGPPGTGKTRTIVAIVSAWLALQKVHKSHCFKTPSAHSIHDKNESSHSKGLISQSAALARAWQDAAFAKQLMKDAEKDSSVPTERPSRGRILICAQSNAAVDELVSRISEGLYGSDGKVFKSYLVRVGNSRTVHPRSLPFFIDTLVEQRLAEEMNNQISGKNDKDVESSSSLRAKLEKVVDSIRLYESKRAKIEENEMNTSSSINNKPSQKGDPLEISDAAIGAKLNILYGQKKAICADLATAQARERKVSEESRSLRHKIRKSILKEAEIVVTTLSGCGGDIYGVCSESASSNRYGKFSEQNLFDIVIIDEAAQALEPATLIPLQLLKSNGTKCIMVGDPKQLPATVLSNVASKFLYECSMFERLQRAGHPVIMLNEQYRMHPEICRFPSMHFYENKLLNGAEMEGRSALFHENCCLGPYMFFDIVDGHEHHGKNSGSVSLYNEAEVEVAVEILKFLKKSSYLHSKH, from the exons GTTTTCAGATTCCTTCAACTTTTTGGTTGATTTACCAGCGGAAAATCATATCTGGTGTGACTACTCAGACTTAATGGGACCTCTTTTGGAGACATTCCATAACTTTTTCAGAGATACAAATTCTGTATCACCTCTTAAGCTTTTGTGGAAGCGGGTTTCTCGAGAACTGGGGCATTGCACACAATGTATATGTCAGCATCATCAGGCTCAAGAATATTACAATGTTGAATATGAAACAGATTCTGTTGATCCTCTACTGACAGTATTGCACCGTCTAGACGAAGAGAGGGTAACAGAACATCTTAAAGATATTAATATGCGAATTCGCTGTAAGGAGTATGATCCAGAATCTCATGGGACAGAAGTTGTTAGCGTGATGTTTGAA GTGCTAATgtttcctatcttattggatgacCAATCACTTGTTAATGAGTTTCAGTTCTTTATTGAAGCTGTTGATGAGTCTCATGAAGTTACTCTCTCAAGCAATCAACAGTATCCA GGAATATATGCTCTACTTTTTCTTAAAGGTGGGCGGGCAAGGGCAGTTGGATTTCGTCTAGCTGGATGCATGGGGAAACTGAG GAGAGCAACAGATCTGGAGCCCTTGCAACCTTTGTTGAGGAAATATATTGGCTTTCTTGAAGCAGAGATTTTACCATCAACTTCAGAAGTGTTAAGACCAAGAGTGCAACTTGAGCGCATAAATGTATGGAACGGGATCAAGACATT ACTTGGCTTTCTTGAGGCGGAAGCACTTGAAGATGGGATATTGGAGAAATATCCTGTTTTTCTGAGTTTTGTACTAAACCATGTCAGTGATGACACACCTGAATTCTCTTTTGCTGTTGCTTGTCTTAGGACATTATTTGAAATGCTTG GATGTAAGCTATGGTTGAGAACAACATTATCACCCAGTATGATGCGCAACACGCTTTTGGGACAGTGCTTTCACACTCTCAATGAGAAAAGTCATAAAGATATATTTGATCTTTTTCTACCATTTTTGCAG TCTCTTGAATCTTTGCAAGATGGTGAACATGAAAAGCaacgaagacattttctttattttctccttCATCAAGTAACTCAAAGTAGAAACTTCAGCAATTTAATGCGAAAAAATGCTTGTAAG attGCACTTCTCATCATCCAACGTGGCTATTCAATGAATCCTCCATGCCCACCTTTTGAATGTGCTCACATGTG GGGTCCATCTTTGGTCGGCTCATTAAAGGATTCATCTCTTCATAGTTCTTTGCGTCAGCCAGCATTTGATCTCATCAATACCATTATAATTTCTGATGCCTCTGCTTTGATGTCTTTAAAATCAAAGTTCAATGATGCTTTCCACATTCGTGCAAACGTCCCACAAATATCGCTTGATGATGAAGATGATCAACTATTTTCTTATGATGTTGAAGAGAAGGATAATAGCTGTTGGAGTGAATTTGGTGTCCAGAACAAGCTTACCTCTCTTGTATGTGCAGAATGGGCTTGTATTCCCATGTTATGGTTTGAAGCTTTAACTAAAGTAGACCCCTCTATGCTTCCTATATCTTTTTCCAAGGCTGTTTTCTGGGCTTTATCTCATATTTCATTATTAGAGTTTGGTTCCATCATAGAATTCTCATCCTCCATTGAAGAGTTCCTGTCATTAAATGCTAGAGAAATTTTGTCATCATTTGGGTGGGAAATCCCTACTGGATCAGATGATGGTGGTGATGGAAAGGAGTCCAGAAACTCTGTTAGGGCATCATCCATGGCTTCTTTCCTAACAAAAACACTCAAGAG GCTTGCTGCCCACTTCGTATTGCAAATCGAGCAACATGAACTTCAGAAGCAGTGGACATGGGAACCAAGAATGGCAGAGAGCTTGATACTTTTGATTATAGATCCTGATGAT AGCATAAGACAAGCTGATAGAGTGATCCTGGAACATGTTTCAAGGACACGGGGTCTGACTTCTGGACTTCAGTTTCTTTGCTCTAGTGCATCTTCTCTGTCTGCTATGTTTTCAGGGTTGAGATATGCATTACAACAG GTACCGGTTCATTTGCTCGTGACAAATTTTCATAATCTTCACCACTTATTTTTCATCCTGCGCAAAGTTTTAAAGGAAGTGGTTACTTCTGATAAAAAATCAGTTAAAATGGATACAAAATCTACAAATCCTTTATTCGAGGGGGGCTTTTTGCATCAACCCTATTTTGAAAATTTGCCAGACCGACCACCTGGAAGCTCAGGAACCATAGTGGATATGAAATCTTGGGAGAAGTTTAGTTGCTTTCTATCAGCAGTTGTATGGCCAACAATTGTACAATGTCTAGAGGAAGGAAAGGAGCTTGTCAATAGCAAAAATTGTCAG ATGACATGTGTTCGATTGCTTGAGACTCTTCCTGTTGTTTATGAAAAACTCAGCTTCTCATTATCTGAGTTGTCTGGCAATCTAGCATGCTTTACCCATGATATATTTGACTTAAAGTGGTTCTTGCGTTTGGTGGAGTGGGGGAGATCTTCTCTCATTGTTGTTAGTAGACACTGGAAGCAGTGCATTCTTTCTCTGGTGAACTATTTAAAAAGTTCACACACAATTAAGACATCTTGCAATCTTGGTGCTATTGAAGCAATTGTGTCGCATG ATACTGTAGCAGTTGATAAGCTGAAGGAGAAGGTGCTTCAACTTAAGATATCATTGGCTGAAGATGTTGTTCAATTTTATGATCAGAAAGTCCTGCGGCCAAAAACATTACTTTCTGAGCCTTCGTATGTGAAGAAAAGTTCTGTTTCAGAGACTTATGTCTGTAATGATCAAGTTTGCAGTGGGGCGACATTTCCACCTCAAACAATTGGGAACCAAGATGTTATTATTCTTTCagatgatgaaatagaaaagaaGGTTTCCCGTGACTTAGTTATTACAGGGGCCTTACCAGATAACCATTTAGACAGTACTTGCCTGTCAGAAGATGGATTGAAGAATGTTCCATCATTAAAATCTTCTGGGAACTCTCAGGTTCCTTCTCAAAGGGCAAATAAGGATGTGGTTATCAATAGCAGTGTGTCTTCGATGGTTGAGTCAGCTGTctgtgaaggcacaagtagtatgATTCTTCCAAAGAGCATAGAAACAGATGGAGTAAGTCAGTCATGTAATACAAGTGACATCGTCTCATCACTTAAAAAAGCCAAGTTATCTAGCCAACCTTTTCTTCATCAATTATCTTCTCAAAATTACTCTTCGGAACTAAGAAAAGATGATGCTGTCATCAAGGAGTTGATTCGTCAAGATGATGATGTCTTAGAGCGTGCCCTTGATAGATCTAGGCATGCAAAATTGCTGCCAGCAAAGCACAGCATCTCTGTACCTAAAAGGCAAATCGTTCAGCTTCAGTtgcctacaaaaaataaatttggttCTCTTAATAAGACAGACTTGGGGGCTAGAAGACTTAAACCTCCAAAATTAGATGACTGGTATAGACCCATCTTAGAATTGGACTATTTTGTTCTTGTGGGATTAACCACTGATAATGAAGATGGAAAATCTGCTTTAACCAATTTAAGAGAGATACCTTTATGTTTTCAATCATCAAGCCATTATGTTGAGATTTTCCGGCCATTGGTATTGGAAGAATTTAAAGCCCAATTACATAGTTCATATATTGAAAATTCTGGGGATGACATGTCCTGTAGCAGCATATGCTTACTTTCAGTTGAAAGGGTAGATGATTTTCATCTGATTCGTGGCTGCCTTGATGGCACTGACACTGTTGCATCAAGAGTATGTGCTGAAAATGACTTAGTTTTGCTAACAAAGGAACCCCTACAAAATGCAGCCCAACATGTGCATGTACTTGGAAAG GTGGAGAGGCGTGAGAAAAGTGATAAAAGTCGATCAATAGTTCTTGTAATCAGGTTATATCTTCCAAGTAGTTCTTCACGCTTTAACAAAGCAAGAAGGCTACTTACAGAACGAAGTAAATGGTTTTCAAGTCGGATCATGAGTATGACCCCTCAACTTCGGGAGTTTCAGGCTCTTTCCTCACTACATGACATCCCTATGCTTCCAATCATCCTAAATCCAGTCAATCATTCTGCTGGACATCTTGCATCTAAGAAGGTTCAACTGGATAAGCTTTCTCGGTACATGCAGAAAATGTTTATATCATCATATAATGGCAGTCAGATTCAAGCTATTAGCACTGCCATTGGGTCATCGGAACCCAAGAAGACCTTAGAACTTTCCCTCATACAGGGTCCTCCAG GAACTGGCAAAACTAGAACTATTGTTGCTATAGTAAGTGCATGGCTTGCTTtacaaaaagttcataagagccaTTGTTTTAAAACTCCAAGCGCTCATTCAATACATGACAAGAATGAATCTAGTCATTCAAAAGGACTTATTAGTCAGTCTGCTGCATTGGCAAGAGCTTGGCAGGATGCAGCCTTTGCTAAACAACTGATGAAGGATGCAGAAAAAGATTCTTCTGTACCAACAGAACGTCCTTCACGAGGAAGAATTCTTATCTGTGCGCAGTCAAATGCTGCTGTCGATGAATTGGTATCCAGAATCAGTGAGGGACTTTATGGGAGTGATGGGAAGGTATTCAAATCTTATCTAGTGCGGGTTGGAAATTCAAGAACAGTTCATCCTCGTTCACTACCCTTTTTCATTGATACACTTGTTGAACAACGTTTGGCAGAAGAAATGAACAACCAAATCAGCGGAAAAAATGATAAAGATGTAGAATCTTCTAGTTCACTTCGTGCAAAACTTGAAAAGGTTGTAGACAGTATAAGATTATATGAATCTAAGCGTGCTAAAATAGAAGAAAATGAAATGAATACCAGCAGTTCAATCAATAACAAGCCTTCCCAGAAAGGTGATCCACTAGAAATTTCTGATGCTGCAATCGGTGCAAAGCTCAATATTTTGTATGGACAGAAGAAGGCAATTTGTGCTGATCTTGCGACTGCTCAGGCCCGAGAAAGGAAAGTTTCTGAGGAAAGTAGGTCCCTCAGGCATAAAATTCGAAAATCTATCCTCAAGGAGGCAGAAATTGTGGTTACAACTCTTAGTGGGTGTGGTGGTGATATATATGGCGTTTGCTCTGAATCTGCTTCCAGTAATAGATATGGAAAATTTTCTGAACAGAACTTGTTTGATATTGTTATTATTGATGAGGCAGCCCAA GCTCTTGAACCAGCAACACTAATTCCGCTTCAGCTTCTCAAGTCAAATGGAACCAAGTGTATAATG GTTGGCGATCCCAAGCAGCTTCCTGCTACGGTGCTCTCTAATGTTGCGAGCAAATTTCTCTATGAGTGCAGTATGTTTGAGCGATTACAGAGAGCTGGTCACCCCGTAATAATGCTAAATGAACAG TATCGCATGCATCCTGAGATATGCAGATTTCCATCAATGCACTTTTATGAGAACAAGTTACTAAATGGTGCTGAGATGGAAGGCAGGTCAGCTTTATTCCATGAGAATTGTTGTCTTGGTCCCTACATGTTCTTCGATATTGTTGATGGTCACGAACATCATGGAAAGAATTCTGGTTCTGTATCCCTTTATAATGAGGCTGAGGTTGAGGTAGCAGTTGAAATATTGAAATTCTTAAAGAAAAG